A stretch of DNA from Myxococcota bacterium:
CGCCTACGTGCGGATCCGCGCCTTCCAGGAGACGACGATCGACGATCTCGAAGACGTCATCGAGCGGCTCCGAGAAGAGGAAGAGGGGAAGCCCTTCGACGGGCTGGTCCTCGACATGCGCGACAACCCGGGCGGGTTGCTCGATCAGGCCGTGAAGGTCTCGAACGTCTGGCTCGAGGACGGTCTCGTCGTCTACACGAAGGGCCGCGTCGACAACCAGCGTCAGGACTACCGCGCCCAGGCCGAGGGCACCGAGCCCGACTACCCGATCACCGTCCTCGTGAACGACGGTACGGCGAGCGCTTCCGAGATCGTCGCGGGCGCGCTGCAGGACCAGCACCGCGCGCTGGTGCTCGGCGAGAAGACCTTCGGCAAGGGCTCCGTGCAGACCGTCTACCCGCTCGACCGGGGCGCCGGCCTGCGCCTGACGACGGCCCTCTACTACACGCCGAGCGGCCGATCGATCCAGGAAGTGGGGATCACCCCCGACATCGCGGTCAATCCCGAGGCGCCCGAAGCCGCCAGCGACGGCGGGCGGCGGATTCGCGAGAGCGATCTCGAAGGGCACATTCGCCACAACGAGACCGACGATCCGGACGAGTCCGAGAACAGCGCCGAGGCAGACGGCCCGGCGCCGCTCGGGACCGACGGAGACATCCAGCTCTCGCGCGCTGTCGAGGTCTTGAAGAGCTGGGCGTACTTCGAGCGCTTGCGCGGCGCACCGTCGCAGCTCCAGGCCACCGCGCCGGAATCCGACACCGCGGTCGAGTAGCCGTGACCCAGAGCGCTGCGGCGCCGCGGGTCTACCCCGTCGGGGCAGTGGTCGCCGGCGTGCGCCGACTGCTCGAGGAGCGGGTCGGACGACTCTGGGTGGTCGGTGAAGTGAGCAACTTCCGGCGCCCCGGGTCCGGGCACTGCTACTTCACGCTGAAGGACGGAGACGGCCAGCTGCGCGCCGCCCTGTTCCGAAGCCAGGCCGCCCGCCTCGCCTTCGAGCCCGAAGACGGCATGGAGGTGCTCGCCTACGGCGACCTCACGGTCTACGAGGCGCGCGGGGAGATGCAGCTCGTCGTCCGTCAACTGGAACCGCGCGGCGTCGGCGCACTCCAGCTCGCCTTCGAACAGCTGAAGGCGAAGCTCTCGGCGGAGGGGCTCTTCGACGCCGATCGGAAGCGCGAACTTCCGGCGCTGCCGCGACGGGTCGGGGTAGTCACGTCGTCGAGCGGCGCCGCCTTGCGCGATGTCCTCGAGGTCTCGCGCCGTCGCTTCCCGAGCCTCCCGCTGCGTCTGGCGACCTGTCGGGTTCAAGGCGTGGGCGCCGAGACCGAGGTGGCCGGGGCCTTGAACGCGCTGGCCCGCGACGGTGACTGCGACGCGATCCTGCTGGTGCGCGGGGGAGGCTCGCTGGAAGACCTGCAGCCCTTCAACACCGAGACCCTGGCGCGGGCGATCGCGGACTGCGCGGTGCCCGTCGTCAGTGGCGTCGGACACGAGACCGATCTCACGATCGCCGACTGGGTGAGCGATGCGCGGGCGCCCACACCGTCGGCCGCCGCCGAACTCGCGATTCCCGACCGCCGCTCACTCGCGGCCCAGGTGGCGCGTCAACGTCAGCGACTCGGGATGGCGCTTCGCTCGGAGCTCGCCCACGCCGAGTCCCGCTGGCAGACGCTGGCGCGCGCGCTCCAGGCCCAGGCACCACACCAGCGTGTGTCTTCCGGACGCGAGCGTTGGTCCACCCTCGCGCGAGATCTCCAGCGCGCCCTCGACGCGCACGTCGAACGGGCGCGTGCCGCGCTCGGTGAGGGCGCCGCCCGGCTCGAGGCGCTCTCGCCTCTGGCGGTGCTCGGACGTGGCTACGGGCTCGTCCGCCGCGAGTCGGACGCGGGCATCGTGCGGAGCGCGGCCGATGCGCCGCCCGGCGAACGTCTCGACGTCCGGGTGGCTCGCGCGCGCCTCGTCGCGCGAGTCGAGTCGAGCCGGGATGATCCCGGAAGCCCTACGGAAGAGCCGTAGCTCCGAACGACACGCAAAAGCGCTTTGAAAACAAAGAGTTCGTCGCTCTTCGCGTTTGCGGCGCCGACGCCGCGCAGCTAGCTTCGGCAAGTGAGCAACCCCCACGACGCGGGCACCGCCCCGGACGGCGCGGGTGCCCCCGACGACCTCAGCGAGTTGGAATTCGAGGGGGCCCTCGACTCCCTCGAGAACGTCGTCGATCGTCTCGAAGCGGGTGAGCTGAGTCTCGAGGAGGCGCTCGCGACCTACGAGCGTGGTGTCGCCCTGTCGCGCCGCTGCGAAGCGCTCTTGTCCCGTGCAGAGCGTCGCATCGACGAACTGGTCACCAGCGCCGAGGGCAGCGAGCTGCGTCCCTTCGACGCCGAAGAGGAAGAAGACGAAACCGCATGAACGCGCCCCGCTATCTCGAAGCGTGCCAGCCCCTGGTCGAAGCGGCCCTGGACGCGGCCTTGCCGCCCGAGGGGGAGCCGCCGGCTCGGCTCCACGCCGCGATGCGGCACCTCGTGTTCCCGGGTGGAAAGCGCCTGCGGCCTGCACTGGCGTTGGCGGCTGCCGAAGCGGTCGGCGGCAAGCGCGAGGCGGCATTGCCGGCGGCGGTGGCCGTGGAGCTCGTCCACGTCTACTCCTTGATTCACGACGACCTGCCGTGCATGGACGACGACGTCGAGCGGCGCGGTCGCCCGACGGTGCACGTGGCGTTCGACGAGGCGACCGCGGTCCTGGCCGGCGATGCGCTCTTGACGCGCGCCTTCGGCGTACTGGTCGAAGACGCTGGCGACGACGACTTCGCGCGGCGGCTCGATGCGGTGCGCACACTCTCGGACGCGGCCGGTGCCGCCGGGTTGGTCGGCGGACAGGTCGACGACCTCGCGGGCGACGCAAAGGACACGGCCTCGGTCGAGAGCGTGCACGCGCGAAAGTCGGCGGCCCTGATCGCGGCTTCGATCACCTGCGGTGCGCGGCTGGCCGGCGCCGACGGCACGCGACTCGCCACCCTGCACGAGGCGGGTCTGGCGGCCGGTATCGCCTTCCAGATTGCGGATGACTTGCTGGATGCCGAGGACGAAGAGGACTGCTCGCTGGTCCCCGTGCTCGGCGCGGATGGGGCCCGCGCCCGTGCGACCGAGCTGTTGGCGAATGCACTCGACCCGCTAGACCGGATGGGGGAACCCGCCGAGCCGCTGCGGGGTCTGCTTCGTTACGCCGTGGAGAGAGAGATTTGAGCGAACGCTTCCTCGATGCGATTCGAACCCCCGCCGACCTCCGGGAGCTCGGCCCCGAGCAGGCAGCCCAGGTGGCCGAAGAGATCCGATCCGAGATCATCGACACGATCTCGCGCACCGGCGGTCACCTCGCTTCGAGCCTGGGCAGCGTCGACCTGATCACGGCGCTCCACTACGTGTTCGAGACGCCGCGCGACCGACTCGTCCTCGACGTCGGACACCAGGGCTACGCGCACAAGCTCCTGACAGGGCGTCGTGACGAGTTCGAGACCCTCGGCCAGGAGGGCGGCATCGCGAAGTTCCTGCGCCGCTCCGAATCCGAGTTCGACCACTTCGGTGCCGGACACGCGGGTACGTCGATCTCCGCGGCGCTCGGAATGGCCCAGGCGATGCACCAGCAGGGCCGCGATGGCTGCGCAATCGCGCTGATCGGCGACGGATCCATGACCGCGGGCATGGCCTTCGAGGCGCTCAACCACGCCGGCGATCTGCCGCGCAAGAACCTCGTCGTCGTCCTCAACGACAACGAGATGTCCATCTCGCCGAACGTGGGTGCCTTGTCCTCGTTTCTGTCGACGAAGATGTCCGCACCCACGGTGCGACGCGTGAAGGGCTGGGCGAAGGACTTCCTGCGGTCGCTGCCGGCGGATGCGCTCCACTGGGCCCAGAAGACCGAGGAATCACTGAAGGTCTTCTTCTCGCCGGGCCTGCTCTTCGAGGCCCTCGGGTTCCGCTACGTGGGGCCTGTTCAGGGCCATCGGATGGAAGTGCTGATCGAGACCTTCGAGAACGTGAAGCAGATGCTCGCGGCCGGAGATGGTCCGGTGCTGGTCCACGCGGCGACCACGAAGGGGCACGGCTACGAGCCCGCCGAACAGGATCCCTTCCGCTACCACGGCGTGGGGAAGTTCGAGGTTTCGACCGGCGCGTTCCCTCCGGGCAAGCCCGGGCCGCCGAAATACCAGGACGTCTTCGCGGACACCTTGATCCGCCTCGCCGAGGAAGACGAGCGCATCGTCGGCATCACTGCCGCAATGGCCGACGGCACCGGACTCGATCGCTTCCAGAAGGTCTTCCCCGAGCGCTTCTTCGACGTCGGCATCGCCGAGCAGCACGCCGTCACCTTCGCGGCCGGTCTGGCGAGCGAGGGGATGAAGCCGGTCCCGGCGATCTACTCGACGTTCCTGCAGCGGGCCTACGACCAGGTCGTGCACGACGTCTGTCTCCAGAACCTGGACGTCACCTTCGCCCTCGATCGAGCCGGCATCGTCGGAGCCGATGGCGCCACCCATCAGGGGCTCTTCGACTTCGCCTACCTGCGCACGCTGCCCAACATCGTCGTCATGGCACCGAAGGACGAGAACGAGCTGCAGCGCATGGTGCGCACGGCGGTCGAACACCCCGGCCCGGCGGCCGTGCGTTTCCCGCGCGGGTCGGGCCAGGGCGTTCCCCTGGACCCGGATCCGAAGTCGCTGCCGATCGGCGAAGCGGAGTTGCTGCGCGATGGCGATGACGTCGCGCTCCTGGCGATCGGCTCGATGGTGGCGCCGGCCATCGCTGCTGCCGAGTCGCTGGCCGAAGAGGGCATCTCCGCGGCAGTCCTGAACGCACGCTTCGTGAAGCCTCTGGATGCGACGCGGATCCAGGCGCTCGCGCGGCGCTGCGGCGCGCTGGTCGCCGCAGAGGAGCACAGCGGGATGGGCGGTTTCGCGAGCGCCGTGCTGGAGGCCCTTGCCGACGGCGGCGTCCAGGTGCCCTTGCGCCGTGTGGCGGTCCCCGATCAGCTGATCGAGCACGGCGATCCCGGTCGGCTGAAAGGCCAGCTCGGACTCGACGCGAAGGGCATCGCCGACGCGGCCCGCGCGGCCCTCGCGGATCGCGCGTCCTGAGCACCCGCGCGGGAGCGCGCGGACGCCGAGGTGACTTGCGCCTCGACGAGCGGCTCTGCGAAGAGGGCCTCGCGGAATCCCGCAATCAGGCCCAGGCCTTGATTCGCGCCGGCCAGGTGTTGGTCGACGATGTGCCTTCCGACAAGCCGGGGACGCGCGTTCCGGCGGCCGCCGCGGTGCGGCTGCGCAAGGGCGCGCGTCGTATTTTTGTGTCACGCGGCGGGGAGAAGCTGGCGGGCGCCCTCGACGCGCTCGGCGTCGACCCGAGCGGGCGCGCCTGCCTCGACGTCGGCGCCTCGACCGGTGGCTTCACCGATTGCCTGTTGCAACGCGGCGCTCGCTCGGTCGTGGCGGTCGACGTCGGCTATGGCCAGCTGCATCCGCGTCTGCGAGAGGATGCGCGCGTTCACGTGCGCGAGAAGACCAACGCGCGAAGCCTGACGCCCGAGCTGCTTCCCGAACCCGTGTCGCTGGTGGTGGTGGACGTGTCCTTCATCTCGGCCCGGCTGCTGGTCCCCGCGCTCGCTGCCTGTGCACCCGAGGCGGCCTGGCTCCTGATGGTCAAACCCCAGTTCGAGGTAGGGAAGGAGCGGGTCGGTGCGGGCGGGGTGGTCCGTGACGACGCGCTGCGCGCCGAGGCCGCTGATGCCGTGGTGGCAGCCGCGGCCGAGGCCGGGTGGCGGGAGCAGGGCCGCGCCGACAGCGTCCTGGCGGGCCCCAAGGGGAACCGCGAGATCTTCGTCCACTTCGACCCCCCGGGTGTCGATGAGGGGAAGACGGGTAGGGAGGACGGCTCGGCGGCTTGACGGCCGGGGTCTCGACCCTATGTTCTCGTGGAATTCGGACTCAGGAGTACAGTATGCCGTTGATCGAGGTCACCGAGCCCGCCGCCGAGCGGATTCGCGAGCTGCTCGACAAAGAGGGCAAGGCCGAGAGCCACGGCCTGCGCATGAAGGTGGTCGGCGGGGGCTGCTCTGGGCTCCGCTACGAGCTGGCCTTCGACGACGACATCCGCGACATCGATACGACCATCGAAGTCTGCGGCGTCCGCCTGATCCTCGACGAGAAGAGCGCGCTCTACCTGGCCGGGACCACCCTCGACTTCGTCGACACGCTGCAGGAGTCCGGCTTCAAGATGGAGAACCCGAACGCGTCGTCGACCTGCGGCTGCGGGGAATCCTTCAGCGCCTGACGCCGCGCACCTCTAGGGACCCGGTGCCCCGGAAGCGTGGAGCCGCCGCGGACCGAGGACCCGATGAAGCGTCCGATCTATCTCGATCATCACGCGACGACCCCGGTCGACCCGCGCGTGGTCGAGGCCATGGCGCCGTACTGGACCGAGGATTTCGGGAATCCGTCCAGCAGTACCCATGCCTATGGCTGGCGCGCCGAGGCGGCCGTCGAAGTAGCCCGCGAGACCCTGGCCGAGGCCATTGGGGCTGCCGATCCGAGCGAGATCGTCTTCACCAGCGGCACCACGGAGAGCGACAACCTCGCGCTCGCCGGGCGCGTGCGGCGCGTGGCGAACGCACACCTCGTCACCACGGCGATCGAGCATCCCGCCGTCCTCGACACGGCGCGGGCATTGGCGAGCGAGGGAGCCCACCTCGTCGAGTTGCCCGTCGACGGCGCGGGACGGGTCGATCCGTCGCGCGTTGCCGACGCCCTGACCCCCGAGACCCAGCTGGTTTCGGTCGGGGCCGCCAACAGCGAGATCGGGACGATCCAGCCCCTCGCCGAGATCGCGGCCGTCTGTCGCGACGCGGGCGTTCCGTTTCACAGCGACGCGGCCCAGGCGGTCGGCAAGGTGCCCCTCGACGTCGGGGCCGCCGGGATCGACCTGCTGAGCTTCTGCGCGCACAAGGTGTATGGGCCGAAGGGAATCGGTGCTCTCTACCTTCGCGGGGCGGGCCGCAACCCGCGCCTGGCCCCGCAGCTCCATGGGGGAGGCCACGAGCGGGGCCTCCGGTCGGGGACCCTCCCCGTTCCTCTGATCGTGGGCTTCGCCGAGGCGGTCCGGATCGCGGTCGCCGAACTCGCGACCGAGGTCGAGCGCCTCGCTGGGCTGCGCGAGCGTCTCTGGGCGTTGCTGCGCGAGAAGCTCCCTGGAGTCCAGCGGAACGGCAGCGATGCCCACCGGCTGCCCGGCAATCTCCACGTCTCCTTCCCCGGCGTCGATGCGGGGATGCTGCTCGGTGCCCTCCACGACGTCGCGCTCTCGGCCGGGTCGGCCTGCGCGTCGGCGCGAGGGGAGCCCAGCCACGTCCTGCAGGCGATCGGGCTCTCCGCGGAGGCGCTGCGCGGAGCACTTCGCTTCGGGATCGGCCGTGGAAATACGGCCGACGACATCGATCGCGCCGCGGAGCGGGTCATCGAAGAGGCCGAGCGGGCCCGGGTACCGGGTGGCGGCGCGCGCCAGGTCGCCCGAGGCGGCTGAGCGGTCGCTTGGCGCTACTCTCCTCGTCCGGATCGGACGGCGGCGCCGAAGCGCGGCCCCTCATCGGGCACGCCCCTTTCCGACGGGTCCCGCAGCCTTCCAACCCGAGACACCCAGGACCGCGAGACATCCCGGATCGCGAGACACCCCGGACCGATTCTCATCCCAGCTTGGGCCCGTTCCATCCTGATTCACCGCTTCGAGAGGGAGACCCCCGCGTGACTGAGCAGAAAGCCACCAACATCACCTGGCACCAGACCCAAGTGGCGCGATCCGACCGTGAGCAGTCGCTCGGGCAGCGCGGGTGCACCATCTGGCTCACTGGGCTTTCCGGGTCCGGCAAGTCCACCGTGGCCGTGGCGGCCGAGAAGGCGCTCGCCGATCGCGGGCGCCACGCCTACGTCCTGGACGGCGACAACATCCGCCACGGACTGAACAAGAACCTCGGATTCTCTCCCGAGGACCGCACCGAGAACATCCGCCGGATCGGCGAGGTGTCGAAGCTCTTCACCGATGCCGGGATGATCGTGATGTCGTCGTTCATCTCGCCCTACCGCGCCGATCGCGACCAGGTCCGCGGGATCATGGAGCCGGGCGACTTCGTCGAGGTCCACGTCGATGCCACGGTCGAGACCTGCGAGGGCCGCGACGTGAAGGGCCTCTACAAGAAGGCGCGGGCCGGCGAGATCCCCGAGTTCACCGGAATTTCGGCGCCCTACGAGGCTCCCGAGAAGCCCGAGCTGGTGCTCGACACGAACGTCCAGTCCGTCGAGGAGAGCGTCTCCGCGCTGATCTCCTATCTCGAGGAGAAGGGGTACCTGAGCCGTCCCTAGCACGACTCACCACGCAGGCCTCCTCTCGGGGGCCCGGGTGGACGATGGAGACGACGAGGACTTTTCGATTGGTGATCGCGAATCCCCACACCCCGATGCTCCGCGCCGCGCTGGCGGTCGGCGGCCTGCTGGCCGCCCTGGGCACGGGGTGCGCATCATTCGCACCGGCCGTCGAGGGCCCGGGGCGCGAGGTACGCCCCGGTGCACCGCCGGAATACGACGTGCTGGTGTTCCACCACCACCTGTCGGAAGGGCGGATGCCCGAGGCGTTGGCCGCCCTCGAGCGCGCCGTGGCCAAGGACGACGAGTCCGCCTACCTGCACCGCCTGCTCGGCGAGCTCCTCGCCCGCAACAACGAACTCGACCGCGCCGTCGAGCACGCCCAGCAGGCGTACGAGCTCGCGCCCGAGGACCCGGACGTCACCGGCTTCCTCGCCCAGCTCTACCGGATCCAGAAGAACCGTTCCGGTGCCGAGGCCCTGCTCCTCGACGAGGAAGGTGCGCCGATCAACGCGGATGCCGCGTTCTCGCTGTACCAGCTCTACCTCGAACAGGAAGACTTCGAGGCCGCACTGGCGATCGGTCAGTGGATGGCCGACGACGACCCCGGTGAGCTCCGCGGTTGGCTCGCAGTGGCGAACGCGCATCAGCGCATGGGTCGTCCGAAGGAGGCCGAGGCGGCGCTCCGGCGTTCCTTGGACGTCGCGCCGAGCAACCTGCGCGTGTACGGATTGTTGGCCCGCTCGATGCGCGAGCGCGGCGACCCGGAAGGGGCGATCGCCGTCTACCGGGAGATGCTCGCCCAGGAGCCCGACGACCACGGCACGCTCGTGGCACTTGCGGAAGCCCAGATGGGCGACGACGACCTCGAAGGCGCGATCGAGACCTTCGAGCGCATCGAGGCGAGCTACCCCAACGACCTGCAGTCGGTGACCCGACTCGGGTTCCTCTACTACGAGGCACGCCGCACCGAGGACGCGATCGAGCGCTTCGGTCGCGTCCTCGAGCGCTCGCCCCGTCAGCACGAGGTCGCCTTCTTCTACGGGGTTGCCCAGCGGCAGGTCGGCAACGAGAAGGCGGCCGAGCCCGCACTGGCCGGCATTCCGGCACACCACGAGTACTACGCCCAGGCCCGCACCCAGCTCGCGGCGATCCACGAACGTCACGGTCGCTACGGGGAAGCCCTGGTCGAGATCGAGCGGGCGCTCGAGGCCGAGCCGAGCCGCCAACTCGAGCTCTACAGCGCCACGCTGCGCTCGAAGACCGGCGACTTCGAAGGCGCGGTCGCCTATCTCGAGAACCTGCTGCGCGACTCGCCCGACGACGACGAGCTGCTCTACAACCTCGGCGTCGTCTACGAGGAAGGTGACCGCACCGAGGAAGCGATCGAGTTCATGGAGCGCGCGCTCCAGATCAACCCCGAGAACGCAGACGCGCTGAACTTCATCGGCTACGTGTGGGCCGAGCGCGGCGAAAACCTCGAGCAGGCCGAGGAGTACATCGTGCGGGCCCTCGAAGTGAGTCCGGACAACGGGTTCATCGTCGACAGTCTGGGTTGGGTCTACTACATGCGCGCGCGTCCGTTGATCGAGTCGGGCAAAGTCGTGGCGGGACGGAGATGGTTGAAGCGCGCGCTTTCGGAACTCGAGCGCGCGAACGAACTCACTGGCGGTGACCCGGTGATTTCCGAGCATCTAGGCGATGCCTATCTCCTCCTGGACCAGCGCCGCCGCGCCCTCGACAAGTTCGAGGAGGCCGCGCTGATGGGCCCGCGCCCCGACGAGCAACCGCACCTGCACGAGAAGCTGGAAACCCTGCGACGCGAGTTCGAATAGGCGTGCGCGCACGGGCGCTCGGGGGGGCTCTGTTGGTCTTGGCGATGGGATGCGCGTCCCTCACGCCACGTGTCCCCCTGTCGCCGGATGACCCGCGGCCTGCATCGCTTCTCGAGAGCTGGAAGTCGCGGGCCGCCGAGCGCGACGCCCTGCAGGCGCTCGCGCGCTTCGCGGTCGACGCGCCCGGGTCGGGCATCGGCGGCGAAGATCTCGCCCTCCGCATCAAGCAGCGCGTCTGGTTGGCGCGTCCCGCCAGTCTCCGGGTCGAAGTGCTCGGCTTCCTCGGAACGACCCTGGCCGTGTTGACGACCGACGGTGAGGAGTACGCGCTGCTCCAGGCCGAAGATCGGCGCTTCGATTCCGGCCCCGTCTACGACGGACTCCTGTGGGACGCGGCTCGCCTCGACCTCACGCCCGAAGAGGCCGTCGAGGTGATGCTCGGCGCGCCCCAGCCCGACGCCGATCTCGTGCGCGGCCGTGCGTTCGCCGAGGACGATCGGGTTGCGATCGAATTGCTCGACGCGGACGGTGCCGTGCGCCGGGTGGTCGTGTTCGGGGCCGACGGCCTGCTCGTGCGACTAGAAGAGCGCGGTCGCGATGGCGCGCGCCCGTGGCGCGCTCACTTCGACGACTACATCGAGGTCGCGGGCGTGCCGTTCGCACGCGATGTCTCTCTCGAGAGTGCCTCCGACGCTCGGGTCGTGGTGCGTCTCAGCGACGTGCAGCTCAACCCGCGCCTCGAACCCGAACTCTTCCAGCTGGCGCCGCCGTCCGAATCCGACGCGCGCGCCGTCCCACCAGAAGGGAACCGGGGATGAGCCGAGGGCGCTTCGGGGGGAGGGCGCTCGGCTGGGGATGCCTGTTCGGCGTCACGCTGGCGTTCGTGGCGTGCACGAACAACCCGTACCCGGACTCGGACGACGGCGTGAAGGTCCGCTATATCGCGTTGCGCGGGCCGCCCAAGACGCTGGATCCCGCCATCAGCTACAACGCGGCGGATCACCAGATTCTCGCCAACGTCTACGAGTCGCTCCTCGAGTATCACTTTCTGAAGCGGCCCTATGAGCTGATCCCTGGCCTGGCCGAGAACGTGCCGCAGGCCCGGACCCTGGACGACGGTCGGGTCTCGTATCGCTTCCGGTTGCGGCGCGGCATGCGCTTCCAGGACGATGTGTGTTTCGAGCGCAACGGCGCCGGGAAGCGCCATCGTGAGATCCTCGCGTCGGACGTGGCCTTCCAGATCATGCGGATCGCGGATCCCGAAGTGATCAGCCCGGTGAAGGCGACCTTCGCGAAGATCGACGGCTTCGACGAGTTCTCGAAGCGACTCGAGGCGCTGCGCGAATCGGACCCGGAGTTCGCCGGGCGCCGGATCGACGAACAGTACGAGGCGGCGGGCGGGGTGGACGGCCTCGTCCTCCGGGGCCCCTATGTCCTCGACGTCGTCCTGACCAAGCCCTACCCGCAGATGATCTTCTGGTTCGCCATGCACTTCACGGCGCCTGTGCCGTGGGAAGCGGTGGACTACTACGACGGCGAGGAGGGGCGCCCGTTCTTCAAGGAGCATCCGGTCTCCACCGGCCCGTTCCAGCTCACGCGCTACGACAAGCACAACCGCGTGGTGCTCGAGCGAAACCCCAACTGGTACGGAGCGCAACATCCTGAATGGCGCGCGCCCGGGACGATCTACCCCTTCGATGGCGAGCCCGGGGACGAAGAGCGGGGGTTGCTCGCGAAGGCCTACCAGGGGCAGCCGCTGCCCTTCCTGGACCGGATCGAGTTCCGGATGGAGAAGGAGGACATCCCGGCCTTCAACAAGTTTCTGCAGGGCTACTACGATGCGTCGGGCATCATCCAGGAGAGCTTCGACCAGGCCGTGCAGGAAGGCGATCTTTCGCCCGCGATGGAAGCGCGGGGCATGCAGCTCGCGAAGAGCGTCCAGCCCGACATCTTCTACCTCGGCTTCAATATGTCCGACCCGGTGGTGGGCGCCGCGGCGGGGGACGCGGGAAGGAAGCTCCGCCAGGCGATGAGCCTCGTGATCGATACCCGCGAGTTCACGCGCGTGTTCGTGAACGGACGCGGCGTGCCAGCGCAGTCGCCGATCCCGCCGGGGATCTTCGGGTACGACCCGGACTACGTGAACCCGTATCGCCAGGTCGACGTCGAGCGGGCGAAGGAACTCCTCGCCGAGGCGGGCTATCCGGGAGGCATCGACTCCGAGACCGACAGGCCCTTGCGCTTGACCTTCGACGTCGGCGACGCGTCGACGCGCGGACGCCTGCGC
This window harbors:
- a CDS encoding tetratricopeptide repeat protein: MIANPHTPMLRAALAVGGLLAALGTGCASFAPAVEGPGREVRPGAPPEYDVLVFHHHLSEGRMPEALAALERAVAKDDESAYLHRLLGELLARNNELDRAVEHAQQAYELAPEDPDVTGFLAQLYRIQKNRSGAEALLLDEEGAPINADAAFSLYQLYLEQEDFEAALAIGQWMADDDPGELRGWLAVANAHQRMGRPKEAEAALRRSLDVAPSNLRVYGLLARSMRERGDPEGAIAVYREMLAQEPDDHGTLVALAEAQMGDDDLEGAIETFERIEASYPNDLQSVTRLGFLYYEARRTEDAIERFGRVLERSPRQHEVAFFYGVAQRQVGNEKAAEPALAGIPAHHEYYAQARTQLAAIHERHGRYGEALVEIERALEAEPSRQLELYSATLRSKTGDFEGAVAYLENLLRDSPDDDELLYNLGVVYEEGDRTEEAIEFMERALQINPENADALNFIGYVWAERGENLEQAEEYIVRALEVSPDNGFIVDSLGWVYYMRARPLIESGKVVAGRRWLKRALSELERANELTGGDPVISEHLGDAYLLLDQRRRALDKFEEAALMGPRPDEQPHLHEKLETLRREFE
- a CDS encoding ABC transporter substrate-binding protein — encoded protein: MSRGRFGGRALGWGCLFGVTLAFVACTNNPYPDSDDGVKVRYIALRGPPKTLDPAISYNAADHQILANVYESLLEYHFLKRPYELIPGLAENVPQARTLDDGRVSYRFRLRRGMRFQDDVCFERNGAGKRHREILASDVAFQIMRIADPEVISPVKATFAKIDGFDEFSKRLEALRESDPEFAGRRIDEQYEAAGGVDGLVLRGPYVLDVVLTKPYPQMIFWFAMHFTAPVPWEAVDYYDGEEGRPFFKEHPVSTGPFQLTRYDKHNRVVLERNPNWYGAQHPEWRAPGTIYPFDGEPGDEERGLLAKAYQGQPLPFLDRIEFRMEKEDIPAFNKFLQGYYDASGIIQESFDQAVQEGDLSPAMEARGMQLAKSVQPDIFYLGFNMSDPVVGAAAGDAGRKLRQAMSLVIDTREFTRVFVNGRGVPAQSPIPPGIFGYDPDYVNPYRQVDVERAKELLAEAGYPGGIDSETDRPLRLTFDVGDASTRGRLRFQFFVEAWRRLGIDVELAATNYNRFQEKVRDGAYQIFSWGWIADYPDSENFLFLLWGPNSSTANPGAPNSANFAHPRFDRLFVEMRDMPNGPERMAKIREMRAILERERPWIELYHREAYALFHGWLSNVKPAGISLPASKYMDLDPRSRAELRRGWNAPIRWPAWALGIGVVAVAVPGIITFFRERQ